The following are from one region of the Vibrio hyugaensis genome:
- the sdhA gene encoding succinate dehydrogenase flavoprotein subunit, which translates to MSIPVREFDAVVIGAGGAGMRAALQISEQGLSCALLSKVFPTRSHTVSAQGGITVALGNAHEDHWEQHMYDTVKGSDYIGDQDAIEYMCKNGPESVIELEKMGLPFSRFDNGTIYQRPFGGQSKNFGGEQAARTAAAADRTGHALLHTLYQQNIKHKTTVFSEWYALDIVKNEDGVVLGCTALCMETGEVCYFKSKATILATGGAGRIYASTTNAHINTGDGVGMALRAGVPMQDMEMWQFHPTGIAGAGVLVTEGCRGEGGYLLNKDGERFMERYAPNAKDLAGRDVVARSMMIEIREGRGCDGPWGPHIKLKLDHLGKDTLESRLPGVCELSRTFAHVDPVKEPIPVIPTCHYMMGGIPTQVSGQAIKQDENGADVEVQGLFACGEIASVSVHGANRLGGNSLLDLVVFGRATGLHLGETLLKQADAKPATEADIERSLERYNRWENSTDGEDPAQIRKDLQQCMQNNFSVFREGDAMAKGLEELKVIRERLKNAHLADKSTEFNTQRIECLELENLMETAYATAVAANYRTESRGAHARFDFPDRDDEQWLCHSIYNPETEAMAKRGVNMEPIHREAFPPKARTY; encoded by the coding sequence GTGTCTATTCCAGTTCGTGAGTTTGATGCCGTAGTAATCGGCGCTGGTGGTGCGGGTATGCGCGCTGCACTACAAATTTCGGAGCAAGGCCTGTCATGTGCGTTGCTATCTAAAGTTTTCCCAACACGTTCACACACTGTTTCTGCTCAAGGTGGTATTACGGTTGCGCTAGGTAATGCGCACGAAGATCATTGGGAACAGCACATGTACGATACGGTTAAAGGTTCTGACTATATCGGTGACCAAGACGCAATCGAATACATGTGTAAGAACGGTCCTGAATCTGTTATCGAGCTAGAGAAAATGGGTCTTCCTTTCTCTCGTTTTGATAACGGCACTATTTATCAGCGCCCGTTTGGTGGCCAGTCAAAGAACTTTGGTGGTGAGCAAGCTGCGCGTACAGCGGCAGCGGCTGACCGTACTGGTCACGCACTCCTGCACACGCTATACCAACAAAACATCAAGCACAAAACAACGGTATTCTCTGAGTGGTATGCTCTTGATATCGTTAAAAATGAAGATGGTGTTGTTCTAGGCTGTACGGCGCTATGCATGGAAACAGGTGAAGTGTGCTACTTCAAATCGAAAGCAACCATCTTAGCAACGGGTGGTGCAGGTCGTATTTACGCATCAACGACTAACGCGCACATCAATACTGGTGACGGTGTTGGTATGGCACTTCGTGCTGGTGTCCCAATGCAAGATATGGAAATGTGGCAGTTCCACCCAACGGGTATCGCTGGCGCAGGTGTTCTTGTAACCGAAGGTTGTCGTGGTGAGGGTGGTTACCTTCTAAACAAGGACGGCGAACGCTTCATGGAGCGTTACGCACCAAACGCGAAAGACCTTGCTGGTCGTGACGTGGTTGCACGTTCAATGATGATTGAAATCCGTGAAGGTCGTGGCTGTGATGGCCCTTGGGGTCCACATATTAAATTGAAACTTGATCACCTAGGTAAAGATACACTGGAGTCTCGTTTACCGGGCGTTTGTGAGTTGTCTCGTACATTTGCGCACGTTGATCCGGTCAAAGAGCCAATCCCAGTAATTCCTACGTGTCACTATATGATGGGTGGTATTCCTACTCAGGTATCAGGCCAAGCGATTAAGCAAGATGAAAACGGCGCGGATGTTGAAGTTCAAGGCCTATTCGCTTGTGGTGAAATTGCATCAGTATCAGTACACGGTGCAAACCGTCTTGGTGGTAACTCACTACTAGACTTGGTGGTATTTGGTCGTGCAACAGGTCTGCACCTAGGTGAAACACTGCTTAAACAAGCTGATGCGAAACCTGCAACTGAAGCAGACATTGAACGTTCACTAGAGCGTTACAACCGTTGGGAAAATAGCACTGACGGTGAAGATCCAGCGCAAATTCGTAAAGACCTACAACAATGTATGCAAAACAACTTCTCGGTATTCCGTGAAGGTGATGCAATGGCTAAAGGTCTTGAAGAGCTTAAAGTTATCCGTGAGCGTCTGAAGAACGCACACCTTGCTGACAAATCGACAGAGTTCAACACTCAACGTATTGAGTGTCTAGAACTAGAGAACTTGATGGAAACAGCATACGCAACAGCTGTAGCAGCAAACTACCGCACAGAAAGCCGTGGTGCACATGCTCGCTTTGACTTCCCAGACCGTGATGATGAGCAGTGGCTATGCCATTCAATCTACAACCCGGAAACGGAAGCAATGGCTAAACGTGGTGTAAACATGGAACCAATCCATCGTGAAGCATTTCCGCCAAAAGCACGTACGTACTAA
- the sdhD gene encoding succinate dehydrogenase, hydrophobic membrane anchor protein — protein sequence MVKHVSSFGRNGVHDFLLIRASAIIMTLYTIYLISFCAFSDISYASWTQFFGGTFTKVFTMLALVSILIHAWVGLWQVLTDYIKPAILRGALQLGVIAVLFGYVFSGLFILWGA from the coding sequence ATGGTAAAACACGTCTCTTCATTTGGTCGTAATGGTGTCCACGATTTCTTATTGATTCGTGCATCAGCAATCATTATGACGCTATACACGATTTATCTGATTAGCTTCTGCGCTTTCTCAGATATCTCTTACGCATCTTGGACCCAATTCTTTGGTGGTACGTTCACCAAAGTTTTCACCATGTTGGCCTTAGTCTCAATTCTAATTCACGCGTGGGTTGGTTTGTGGCAGGTGTTAACGGATTACATTAAGCCCGCGATACTTCGTGGTGCATTGCAACTTGGTGTTATTGCCGTTTTATTCGGCTATGTCTTCTCTGGTCTATTTATTCTGTGGGGTGCGTAA
- the sdhC gene encoding succinate dehydrogenase cytochrome b556 subunit — protein MSKPVKERKSRPVNLDLQTIRFPITAIASILHRVSGVITFVAVGILLWLLSISLSSPMGFMEAADIVDSFFVKFILWGILTALAYHIAGGVRHLLMDLGHFEELDSGAMSAKVAFGATAVLSLLAGILVW, from the coding sequence GTGAGCAAGCCCGTGAAAGAAAGAAAGTCAAGACCTGTTAATTTAGATTTACAGACCATCCGCTTTCCCATCACAGCAATCGCGTCCATCCTACATCGTGTGTCGGGTGTGATTACGTTTGTTGCGGTGGGCATATTGCTTTGGTTACTGTCCATTTCTCTGTCATCCCCGATGGGTTTTATGGAAGCCGCTGATATCGTCGATAGCTTCTTCGTGAAATTCATTCTGTGGGGAATTCTAACTGCACTTGCCTACCACATCGCTGGTGGCGTCCGTCACCTGTTGATGGACCTAGGCCACTTCGAAGAACTCGATTCAGGCGCGATGAGCGCTAAAGTCGCATTTGGTGCTACTGCAGTATTATCACTATTGGCGGGGATCTTGGTATGGTAA
- a CDS encoding citrate synthase encodes MADKKATLHVEGHAPIELPIMDGTLGTPVIDVRKLGANGYFTFDPGFLATASCESSITYIDGGKGILLHRGYPIDQLANNADYLEVCYILLYGEAPTREQYEQFKTTVTRHTMVHEQIASFFHGFRRDAHPMAVMCGVVGALAAFYHDSLDINNDEHREIAAYRLLSKMPTLAAMCYKYSIGQPFIYPRNDLSYAENFLHMMYANPCEEYEVNPVVARAMDKIFTLHADHEQNASTSTVRLSGSSGANPFACIAAGIASLWGPAHGGANEACLKMLEEIGSVDNIPEYVERAKDKDDPFRLMGFGHRVYKNYDPRATVMRETCHEVLKELNIKDPLLDVAMELERIALSDEYFVSKKLYPNVDFYSGIILKAIGIPVSMFTVIFAISRTIGWIAHWNEMHSDPLNRIGRPRQLYTGETQREFSPLHERE; translated from the coding sequence ATGGCGGATAAGAAAGCTACCCTTCACGTTGAAGGTCATGCGCCGATCGAACTGCCAATTATGGACGGTACGCTAGGTACACCTGTGATTGATGTTCGTAAACTGGGAGCCAATGGTTACTTTACTTTTGACCCAGGTTTTCTTGCCACTGCATCTTGTGAATCATCAATCACGTACATCGACGGCGGCAAAGGTATTCTTTTGCACCGCGGCTACCCGATTGATCAATTAGCCAATAACGCAGATTACTTGGAAGTATGTTACATCCTGCTTTATGGTGAAGCCCCTACCCGTGAGCAATACGAGCAATTCAAAACAACGGTTACTCGCCATACGATGGTGCATGAACAAATCGCAAGCTTCTTCCATGGCTTCCGACGTGATGCACACCCAATGGCAGTAATGTGTGGTGTGGTTGGTGCACTAGCGGCCTTCTACCACGATTCACTCGATATCAACAACGACGAGCACCGTGAGATCGCGGCGTACCGTCTACTGTCTAAAATGCCAACATTGGCGGCGATGTGTTACAAGTACTCTATCGGTCAGCCATTTATCTATCCTCGTAACGACTTAAGCTACGCAGAAAACTTCCTACACATGATGTACGCAAACCCATGTGAAGAATACGAAGTAAACCCTGTTGTTGCTCGTGCGATGGATAAAATCTTTACGCTTCACGCGGATCACGAACAAAACGCATCGACATCAACGGTTCGTTTGTCCGGTTCTTCTGGTGCGAACCCGTTCGCATGTATTGCCGCAGGTATTGCTTCTCTATGGGGTCCTGCGCACGGTGGTGCGAACGAAGCATGTCTGAAGATGCTTGAAGAGATCGGCAGCGTAGATAACATCCCAGAGTACGTAGAGCGTGCAAAAGACAAAGATGATCCATTCCGTCTAATGGGCTTCGGTCACCGCGTTTACAAAAACTACGATCCACGTGCAACGGTAATGCGTGAAACATGTCACGAAGTGCTAAAAGAGCTAAACATCAAGGATCCACTGCTAGACGTTGCAATGGAACTTGAGCGTATTGCACTTTCTGACGAATACTTCGTGTCTAAGAAGCTATACCCGAACGTAGACTTCTACTCAGGCATCATCCTAAAAGCGATCGGTATTCCTGTATCGATGTTTACGGTAATCTTCGCGATTTCTCGTACTATCGGTTGGATTGCTCATTGGAACGAAATGCACAGCGATCCACTAAACCGTATCGGTCGTCCTCGTCAGCTATACACTGGTGAAACTCAGCGTGAGTTCTCTCCACTGCACGAGCGTGAGTAG
- a CDS encoding Nif3-like dinuclear metal center hexameric protein: protein MNNLQLEKILNEKLSPQLIKDYAPNGMQVEGKSEIERIVTGVTASQALIDKAIELDAEALLVHHGYFWKGEPEPIRGMKGKRIRSLIKNDINLYGYHLPLDIHPELGNNAELARLLDIEVEGGLEGHPQSVALFGRLKQAMTGADFANKINHVLNREPLHIAPDNAEKMIETVGWCTGGGQDFIELAAQHGLDAFISGEISERTTYTARELDIHYFSAGHHATERYGIKALGEWLAQEHGLDVTFIDIDNPV from the coding sequence ATGAATAATTTACAGCTGGAAAAGATCCTTAACGAGAAACTGTCGCCACAACTCATTAAAGACTACGCACCGAATGGCATGCAAGTCGAAGGCAAATCAGAAATCGAACGCATTGTAACTGGCGTAACAGCTTCACAAGCATTGATCGATAAGGCTATCGAGTTAGACGCCGAGGCATTGCTTGTTCACCATGGGTATTTTTGGAAAGGTGAACCAGAACCAATTCGCGGAATGAAAGGGAAGCGTATCCGTAGCTTGATTAAAAATGACATCAACCTTTATGGATACCACTTACCGTTAGATATTCATCCTGAGTTGGGTAATAACGCAGAGTTGGCGCGCTTATTAGACATCGAAGTAGAAGGTGGCTTAGAAGGGCATCCTCAATCTGTTGCTCTGTTTGGTCGTTTGAAACAAGCAATGACTGGCGCTGACTTCGCAAACAAAATCAATCACGTATTAAACCGTGAACCTTTGCATATCGCGCCTGACAATGCAGAAAAAATGATTGAGACAGTTGGTTGGTGTACCGGCGGTGGTCAAGACTTCATTGAGCTTGCGGCTCAGCATGGATTAGATGCATTTATTTCGGGCGAGATCTCAGAACGTACGACTTACACGGCTCGTGAATTGGATATCCATTACTTCTCTGCAGGTCATCACGCAACTGAACGTTACGGCATTAAAGCGTTGGGTGAATGGTTAGCGCAAGAGCACGGTTTAGACGTTACGTTTATTGATATTGATAACCCAGTATAG
- a CDS encoding DUF1853 family protein, whose translation MNSLQRFYQWIASTPPLFKLQTPFVTVEDILTPPLSDNEDYDGNPRLGFLYQHLCTKLLTCSPRYELVAEEIQLNDTTGRTIGAVDLILENQETNQHEHWEVAIKFYLLHEGIWYGPNAHDQLHKKLDRMLTHQLKMSQREEFHQQLPLDAIPSEHLLMQGRLYVNPFSAEPTPTTCLGYELNQSQISGYWCYQSQWEGIKEPLYALSKPLWAVGNEEFLEPIDKPSDRFIHAQTKSGQFWFVVPDTWPN comes from the coding sequence ATGAATTCTCTACAACGTTTCTATCAATGGATTGCTAGCACCCCACCACTTTTTAAACTTCAAACGCCCTTTGTCACCGTCGAAGACATTCTGACACCACCTCTATCGGACAATGAAGATTACGATGGCAATCCACGACTTGGCTTCCTTTACCAACACCTTTGCACCAAGCTACTGACTTGCTCACCTCGATATGAACTGGTTGCTGAAGAAATCCAACTTAATGACACTACTGGACGCACAATTGGCGCCGTCGATTTGATCCTCGAAAATCAGGAAACAAACCAACACGAGCATTGGGAAGTCGCCATTAAATTCTACTTACTGCATGAAGGTATTTGGTATGGACCGAATGCACACGACCAACTGCACAAAAAGCTCGATCGCATGCTCACTCACCAACTAAAAATGAGCCAGAGAGAAGAGTTCCACCAGCAGTTACCGTTAGACGCCATACCGAGCGAACACTTGCTGATGCAAGGTCGCCTCTATGTAAATCCTTTCTCGGCCGAACCAACCCCTACAACCTGTTTAGGTTACGAGCTAAACCAAAGCCAAATATCCGGCTATTGGTGTTATCAAAGCCAATGGGAAGGGATTAAAGAACCTTTATACGCTCTTTCCAAACCACTGTGGGCAGTTGGCAATGAGGAGTTCTTGGAACCCATCGATAAACCATCAGATAGGTTTATTCACGCTCAAACAAAGAGTGGTCAATTTTGGTTTGTTGTACCTGATACGTGGCCGAACTAA
- the pgm gene encoding phosphoglucomutase (alpha-D-glucose-1,6-bisphosphate-dependent): MAMHPRAGQKAQQEDLHNIPALVANYFLLQPDASNAEHNVQFGTSGHRGTADKHTFNENHILAIAQAVAEVRAEQGTTGPLFVGKDTHALSEPAFSSVIEVLIANGVTVIVQQDNGYTPTPGISHAILTYNIKHDDKADGIVITPSHNPPQDGGIKYNPTHGGPAETELTQAIEDRANALIAEDLQGVKRLPLAEAKASELFVEMDLVKPYIDDLVNVIDMEAIQKANLKIGVDPLGGSGIDYWRQIGQAYNLDLTLVSEAIDPSFQFMSLDKDGVVRMDCSSPYAMAGLLALKDEYDLAFGNDPDYDRHGIVTPKGLMNPNHFLAVCIDYLYRHRDAWGKDVAVGKTLVSSALIDRVVADLGRELCEVPVGFKWFVDGLYTGKFGFGGEESAGASFLRKDGTPWSTDKDGILLCLLAAEITAVTGKNPQDYYEELAAKHGESKYNRIQAVANGPQKDVLKKLSPEMVAAETLAGDVITARLTHAPGNGAAIGGLKVTTANGWFAARPSGTEDIYKIYCESFKGEEHLKQIEAEAQEIVNQVFAAAGL, from the coding sequence ATGGCTATGCACCCTCGTGCTGGGCAAAAAGCGCAGCAGGAAGATCTTCATAATATCCCAGCACTCGTTGCTAACTACTTCTTACTTCAACCTGATGCATCAAATGCAGAGCATAACGTTCAATTTGGTACTTCTGGTCACCGCGGTACCGCGGACAAGCACACCTTTAACGAAAACCACATTTTAGCTATCGCTCAAGCGGTCGCAGAAGTTCGTGCTGAGCAAGGTACAACAGGTCCACTGTTTGTGGGCAAAGACACGCACGCGCTATCTGAACCAGCGTTTTCAAGTGTGATTGAAGTATTGATTGCAAACGGTGTGACAGTGATTGTCCAGCAAGACAACGGCTACACGCCAACGCCTGGTATTTCACACGCGATTCTGACTTACAACATCAAGCATGATGACAAAGCAGATGGCATCGTGATTACCCCATCTCATAACCCACCTCAAGACGGCGGTATCAAGTACAACCCGACGCACGGTGGTCCAGCTGAAACAGAGCTAACTCAGGCTATCGAAGATCGTGCAAACGCACTGATTGCTGAAGATCTACAAGGCGTTAAACGCCTACCGTTAGCTGAAGCAAAAGCATCTGAGCTGTTTGTAGAGATGGATTTGGTGAAACCATACATCGACGACTTAGTGAACGTTATCGATATGGAAGCAATCCAAAAAGCAAACCTGAAGATTGGTGTAGATCCATTGGGTGGCAGCGGCATCGATTACTGGCGTCAAATTGGTCAGGCATACAACCTAGACCTAACGCTAGTAAGTGAAGCGATTGATCCTTCTTTCCAATTCATGTCGCTAGATAAAGACGGCGTTGTACGTATGGACTGTTCTTCTCCTTACGCAATGGCGGGTCTATTGGCGCTGAAAGATGAATACGATCTAGCATTTGGTAACGATCCTGACTACGACCGTCACGGTATCGTTACGCCAAAAGGTTTGATGAATCCGAACCACTTCTTAGCGGTTTGTATCGACTACCTATACCGTCACCGTGACGCGTGGGGTAAAGATGTCGCTGTTGGTAAAACGCTAGTTTCAAGCGCCCTGATTGACCGTGTTGTTGCGGATCTAGGTCGTGAGCTATGTGAAGTGCCTGTTGGCTTCAAATGGTTTGTGGACGGTCTGTATACTGGTAAGTTTGGCTTCGGTGGCGAAGAAAGTGCTGGTGCGTCTTTCCTTCGCAAAGATGGTACGCCTTGGTCAACAGACAAAGATGGCATCTTGCTATGTCTTCTAGCGGCAGAGATCACTGCGGTAACGGGTAAGAACCCTCAAGATTACTATGAAGAGCTTGCGGCGAAGCACGGTGAGTCTAAGTACAACCGTATTCAAGCTGTAGCAAATGGCCCACAAAAAGACGTACTGAAGAAGTTGTCACCAGAAATGGTCGCGGCAGAAACACTAGCAGGTGACGTAATTACGGCTCGTCTAACGCACGCTCCTGGTAACGGTGCTGCAATTGGTGGTCTTAAAGTAACGACAGCTAATGGTTGGTTCGCTGCTCGTCCATCAGGCACTGAAGACATCTACAAGATTTACTGTGAAAGCTTTAAAGGTGAAGAGCACCTAAAACAAATCGAAGCCGAAGCACAAGAAATCGTTAATCAAGTATTTGCAGCCGCTGGTTTGTAA
- the seqA gene encoding replication initiation negative regulator SeqA: MKTIEVDEDLYRYIAGQTKHIGESASDILRRLLNLDGQLQEAVVAPVIEQPQGIIVSKDAGKTESVDTVKEMRSLLISDEFAGLKKAIDRFMLVLSTLHTLNPESFSQATKVKGRKRVYFADNEDTLLANGNTTKPKAIPGTPFWVITNNNTSRKRQMVEQVMTHMEFQPDLIEKVTGSI, encoded by the coding sequence ATGAAAACAATTGAGGTTGATGAGGATCTATACCGTTACATTGCGGGTCAAACCAAGCATATCGGTGAAAGTGCCTCGGATATTTTACGACGCCTTTTGAACCTTGATGGTCAGTTGCAGGAAGCCGTCGTGGCACCTGTAATCGAGCAGCCACAAGGGATTATAGTAAGTAAAGATGCTGGTAAAACAGAATCAGTGGATACCGTAAAAGAGATGCGTTCTCTACTGATTTCTGATGAGTTTGCTGGCCTTAAGAAAGCGATTGATCGCTTCATGTTGGTTCTATCAACCTTACACACGTTAAATCCAGAGAGCTTCTCTCAAGCAACGAAAGTAAAAGGGCGCAAGCGCGTTTACTTTGCTGATAATGAAGATACTCTGCTAGCAAACGGCAATACCACCAAGCCTAAAGCAATTCCTGGTACGCCATTTTGGGTAATCACTAATAACAACACCAGTCGCAAGCGACAGATGGTTGAGCAGGTGATGACTCATATGGAATTCCAGCCTGACTTGATAGAGAAAGTAACAGGTTCAATCTAA
- a CDS encoding alpha/beta fold hydrolase has translation MSALLNYKQEGQGQTVVLIHGLFGSFSNLGLLARDLVQDHSVISIDLRNHGLSFHSDTHNYEVMAQDVADLLRNIDIEPALVIGHSMGGKVAMKLADVAPELIKQLIVLDMAPVAYNTNRHDNVFRGLQAVVKEQPSNRQQTMDILAQHIEMDGVRQFLSKSLYRNGDKMDWRFNVASLFNNYDQIIGWQEIATTDIPTLFVKGGDSDYLMPEHQPAVKRQFNNAKAHIIANTGHWLHAEKPAEVMRVLRKYISS, from the coding sequence ATGTCAGCATTACTCAACTATAAGCAGGAAGGCCAAGGCCAAACGGTTGTTTTGATTCATGGATTGTTTGGCAGTTTCAGTAATCTAGGTTTACTGGCTCGCGATCTCGTCCAAGATCATTCCGTGATCAGCATTGATCTACGAAATCACGGTCTCTCTTTCCATTCAGATACACACAACTATGAAGTCATGGCGCAAGATGTTGCTGATTTACTTCGCAATATCGACATCGAGCCTGCGTTAGTAATCGGCCACTCTATGGGTGGTAAGGTTGCAATGAAACTAGCAGATGTCGCTCCTGAATTAATAAAACAGCTGATCGTTTTAGACATGGCACCAGTTGCCTACAACACAAATCGTCACGACAATGTATTTCGTGGTCTACAAGCGGTAGTCAAAGAACAACCAAGTAATCGCCAACAAACCATGGATATTCTTGCTCAACACATTGAAATGGACGGCGTAAGACAATTTTTGTCGAAGTCGCTGTATAGGAACGGTGACAAAATGGATTGGCGCTTTAATGTCGCAAGCTTATTCAACAATTATGATCAGATTATTGGCTGGCAAGAAATTGCTACCACAGATATTCCAACTCTGTTTGTTAAAGGTGGTGATTCAGACTATCTAATGCCTGAGCATCAGCCTGCTGTTAAGCGTCAGTTTAACAACGCAAAAGCACACATTATCGCCAATACCGGACACTGGTTACATGCAGAGAAACCCGCTGAAGTAATGCGTGTGCTCAGGAAATATATTTCGAGTTAA
- a CDS encoding DUF2788 domain-containing protein, whose product MLYDYMDMLESIGLDLLFAAIFFFIGMAIKDVLKQGNVPVFGRRIVWLVLFLGCAGFIAKGLIQLSWEGTGLG is encoded by the coding sequence ATGCTATACGACTATATGGACATGCTCGAGTCGATTGGGCTCGATCTGCTTTTTGCTGCTATCTTCTTTTTCATCGGGATGGCAATAAAAGATGTGCTAAAACAAGGTAACGTACCTGTTTTTGGTCGTCGTATTGTGTGGTTAGTCCTTTTCCTTGGCTGCGCTGGTTTCATCGCGAAAGGCCTGATTCAGCTCAGTTGGGAAGGCACAGGGCTTGGTTAA
- the fldA gene encoding flavodoxin FldA, whose translation MASVGIFFGSDTGNTEAVAKMIQKQLGKQLVHVQDIAKSSKEDIDNFDLLLLGIPTWYYGEAQCDWDDFFPELEQVDFSTKLVAIFGCGDQEDYAEYFCDAMGTVRDIVEAKGGTILGHTSTESYEFEASKALVEGDDSQFVGLCIDEDRQPELTDERVENWVKQIYEEMCLAELEG comes from the coding sequence ATGGCAAGTGTAGGTATCTTCTTCGGTAGCGACACAGGTAATACTGAAGCCGTTGCAAAGATGATTCAAAAGCAACTAGGTAAACAACTAGTTCACGTTCAAGACATCGCAAAAAGCAGCAAAGAAGACATTGATAACTTTGATCTTCTTCTTCTAGGTATCCCTACGTGGTACTACGGTGAAGCGCAATGTGATTGGGATGATTTCTTCCCTGAGCTTGAGCAAGTAGACTTCTCAACAAAGCTAGTCGCTATCTTTGGTTGTGGTGACCAAGAAGATTACGCAGAGTACTTCTGTGATGCGATGGGTACAGTTCGTGACATCGTTGAAGCAAAAGGCGGTACTATCCTTGGCCACACTTCAACTGAAAGTTACGAGTTTGAAGCGTCTAAAGCACTTGTTGAAGGCGACGATAGCCAGTTTGTTGGCCTATGTATCGACGAAGATCGTCAACCAGAATTGACTGATGAACGTGTCGAAAACTGGGTTAAGCAAATCTATGAAGAGATGTGCCTAGCTGAGCTTGAAGGCTAA
- a CDS encoding DUF4442 domain-containing protein — translation MNKRLAKIYKPGIVKFALNIWPPFWGSGIKILHISEDFRTVNVRLKLRWWNKNANRTQYGGSIFSLTDPIYSLMLMGILREEYFVWDKEASINFIKPGQSDLFAEFEVTEGMLADIYQMTRNGEKCFPEFITYVKDKEGNVVSEVQRKLYVRKKPQYREEEVATEAS, via the coding sequence ATGAATAAGCGACTTGCCAAGATTTATAAACCAGGGATTGTTAAGTTTGCGCTTAATATTTGGCCGCCATTTTGGGGCTCAGGTATCAAAATCTTACATATTTCTGAAGACTTTCGAACGGTTAACGTTCGTTTGAAGCTCCGTTGGTGGAATAAAAACGCAAATCGTACCCAGTATGGCGGTAGTATCTTCTCGCTTACGGACCCAATTTATTCTCTGATGTTGATGGGCATTTTACGGGAAGAGTATTTTGTGTGGGATAAAGAGGCGAGTATCAACTTCATCAAACCGGGACAGAGTGATTTATTTGCCGAGTTTGAAGTAACAGAAGGAATGCTAGCTGACATTTACCAAATGACTCGTAACGGTGAAAAGTGCTTTCCAGAGTTTATTACCTATGTGAAAGACAAAGAAGGTAACGTTGTATCGGAAGTGCAACGGAAGTTGTATGTGAGGAAGAAACCTCAATATCGAGAAGAAGAGGTCGCAACGGAAGCTTCTTGA
- the fcrX gene encoding ferric iron uptake transcriptional regulator FcrX — translation MSDNNQALKDAGLKVTLPRLKILEVLQQPDCQHISAEDLYKKLIDLGEEIGLATVYRVLNQFDDAGIVTRHHFEGGKSVFELSTQHHHDHLVCLDCGEVIEFSDDVIEERQKEIAAKYNVTLTNHSLYLYGKCSDGSCKTNPDAHKPAK, via the coding sequence ATGTCAGATAATAATCAGGCGCTGAAGGATGCGGGCTTAAAAGTAACCCTTCCAAGGCTAAAAATTCTAGAAGTACTTCAGCAGCCAGACTGCCAGCACATCAGTGCTGAAGATTTGTACAAAAAGCTAATCGATCTAGGTGAAGAGATTGGTCTAGCAACCGTTTATCGTGTATTAAACCAATTTGATGATGCTGGTATTGTTACTCGCCACCATTTCGAAGGCGGTAAATCAGTATTTGAACTGTCAACTCAACATCACCACGATCACTTAGTATGTTTAGACTGTGGTGAAGTAATTGAGTTTTCAGATGACGTGATTGAAGAACGTCAAAAAGAAATCGCAGCTAAGTACAATGTTACGCTTACTAACCACAGCTTGTACCTATACGGTAAATGTAGCGATGGTTCTTGTAAGACGAATCCTGACGCGCACAAGCCTGCAAAATAA
- a CDS encoding type II secretion system protein — protein sequence MKKRNSCGFTLLELIIAIVILGILAVVVAPRFLNLQDDAYQAKMEAIADQFETAVKFTQSQWLVNGGQQQHSKI from the coding sequence ATGAAGAAAAGGAATTCTTGTGGCTTTACCTTACTCGAACTGATTATTGCAATTGTTATTCTTGGGATACTGGCTGTTGTAGTCGCACCGCGATTCTTAAACCTTCAAGACGATGCCTACCAAGCCAAGATGGAAGCCATCGCAGACCAATTTGAAACGGCAGTTAAGTTCACCCAAAGCCAGTGGTTAGTTAACGGGGGACAGCAGCAGCACAGCAAAATATAG